From the Perca fluviatilis chromosome 11, GENO_Pfluv_1.0, whole genome shotgun sequence genome, the window CTAAGCAAATATTAGAGAAAAGTCCAAAATATAAGTACACATTTGTGTAGCAGAATTTAGTATTTCCCCCTTCTTTCCTGCTTCATTAATCATCTCACGACCCCTCGGCTTTATCTTGTGACTCTTTGGAGGCGCTCCGACCCCCAGGTTAAAAACCACTGGACTAAACTAACAAACTGTATATAAAGTTTGCAAAACTACCTCCTCTTCAAGCAGCTActgtaaaatgctgcttacacatgAAGGCATCAGTAATAACAATCTTAATATTGTCAGATATAAGATTATATATCAGTGACAGGGACCATTTTTCTGCAGAATGAGTATTTTACTTATGGTGACATGTGCTGACCTCTGCTGGTTAACCTGGTCAACCTGCTCCACTGACTTCATCTTATTGGAGAGTCAGACATCCAGTGTGACTGTGACACAACAATcactcatttttatttgtcatcttTCTCCTCTCAGAGGTCACACTCTGCCTTCTCCCTGTTGGACAATGACCCTCCAGGTCTGATACAAGACTCCTCACAGGCGCTAAAGAAGGATGGAGGTGGGTTAGCTATGTCAACCTGGAAGAGTGTAGACCGGCTGGACAACACTGGTAAGATCTTGTTGCTCTTTATCTTTATAAACCCACCAGTTCTTTTAGGTTTTCTTTTGCCAGTAATTGGTTAActttgcacattcaaaatattctATTTTTTATCAACCAAGAGAAGCATCAAATTCTATTTTAGCTCAAAGATTTTACTTAATGGATTATCAAAAAGTAAttgctgtgtgtgcatgaatgcgtgtgtgtgtaggtgtgtccTCAGTGCTGAAGAGCCCAGACGGGAACTGGATCGCCCTGCAGAGCGCTCAGCTGTCTCGTCCCAGCCTGCTGACCAGAAGGAAGAGCCTAGTCTTCAGTGCCTTGGAGAGGGAGTCTGAAGTAGTGTCCGCCTACGAAGGCATGGGCTCTGACCTCGAAACCAAACCCGACCCTGACAGATCTTGGGGTGCCGTCCTCCAGGAGATCCACAGGAAGATGACGGACTCTAACTCCAACCTGCAGGACACCCGCGACAGGATCCCATCCCCACTGATGGGCCGCCGAGGCAGCAGAGATGATCTGTTTTCAGACTCTGAGGGGAACTGGAAGCCTAACACACCTGTGTTGGCTCTTTTTAAGAGGAAGGTACCCGCAGAGATCAGGCGACCTTCATCCTCCCTTAGGACCAGCATCATCGATGTGAACTTTAACGTGGAAAGAGCCGGACTGGAAGAGGAGAGCAAGGTGGCTGCAGAGCCGGATGTGGGAAAAGTCAGGAGATCGCGGAGGAAAAAGAGGAGTAAAAAAGAGTTGTCTTCTGTGCTGGTAAgaaataaattacattaaacTACAAACTGATGAGATGAAATGAGATGGGAAAATCTTTTAATGACTCACAGCGAAAGAGTTTAATCGAAATAATGCTGTAGCCAAGTAGGCTTTACATAACTATGTGAAACTGCCAATTCTGGTTCTATAACATGTTAAATTTCCTGTAAAGGTTTGTGAAttcctttcttttgttttgaataaataagaataaaagATTATtcgaaaataaaaataaagtaccTTATATTCCTTATAAACTAGTAAAAAAATATCTGCTCTCTTGTCTTCCCTCATTGGTATTAATGGGGGTGTAATTtaattcaacagcaccacaaactacagcctCATAAATGACCATAAAGTATCAGTAAAGAATCAACGCCCTTTTTAAAACTGTTTCACATGAAGGTAGAATgtattgcaggactgttgtattaTATGTAATCCGTTTCAGTTTAGTGTACCTAATTAATGGCAACTAAGAATATAATAaaactttaataaaatacaaacaattgTTGGTATAGCTTGTGCAGAGGTCTTGTTTTATTTGCCTTTGTAGAGTTGAAATGCTGCCTAAATTACAcagatataaataataaatactcaAAAGCAAATGTTAGAAACATTAGAGAATGTCATACTTCATTCACCACAGAAATATACATGTATTCTTAAATCTGTTATATCTTACATTCACAGGATTACAGCAACAAAGACAACCATTTGCAACATCCTTCTGATGCTGCAACCCCTGAACCTTTTCACCTCGAGGGTGACATGACAGGACATGGAACAAATCAGATTGAGCAGGAGTACACGCTAAAGCTACATCCATTAGCAGGCCGCGTTTCTGAGTCCTCCACCGGAGAAGAAGAAGTGAGAGATGCTGGTAATGatggacagagggaggaaaagaGACGGGGGAGTGAGGACAGAGATGAAGAAGATGAGAGGCTGTGGAGGATGGAGATTGACTTGGATGAAAAAAgaacagaggaagagaaagacgTAGATGATAAAGAGATGAAATACAGATTATTCAGGCTCATCGCACAGTCCACACTCACATACTTCTCATCTACTGATGAGTTAGACAAAGCTGGTCAGagtaaagaagaatgggaagGAGACAGGGATGAAGATATGGATCAAAAGGTGAAAAAGACAGACGGACTTAGTTCTAAACTCTGTCAGCTGGAAAAAGAAGTCCGGGCCAACCAGTTCTCCTCCACAGAGGATGAGCTGGACAGAGTTGGCATCATTgatgaagagaagaagaagacaggcgaggaggaggaggacctgGCAGTGAAAGTGTGCCGATTAGCTAACCAAGCCAACGCCACCCAGTTTTCATCCACGGAGGATGAGTTAGACCGAGCAGGCAGAGGTGAAGAGGGGAAGGAAGCGATAGACGAAGAGAAGCTGTGGAAACTGGAGGCGGAAAAAGACGCCCATGCCGCTCAACTGCGTGATTTGGCCAGTCTAGTTAGTGCTTCCCAGTTTTCTTCCACTGAGGATGAGCTGGACAGAGTTGGAGAGAatgaggtggaggtggagcagGAAGTAAATGAAGTAGGAATTAAGAGGGAGGAAGCAGTGGGAAAGAATCGGGAAAGGAGAGAATCATTTGGAGATTTGGATGTGACAATGTTTGATTTAAGGTATGAAATTGAGGAAAGAAAGACGGAGAGCAGTGATGAAAAAGTTGAAGTTGTCCAACAAGATCAAACAGAGGTAGAGGAACATATACATTGCATGGAGGAGAGAGTAACAGATGAGAATGAAAGAATGGTAAAGGGGCATATATGTGAAGAAGTGGAAGTTATGAAAGAGGACAAGGCTAAAAAAGcaaaagagacagaggaaagaCAAGAGATGGAGTCTCTGCAAGCAGAGAAAACGGAGGAGATATTATCCTTACATGAGACAAAAGTCCAACAAGAGAAGTGGCCAGAcaaagaggaaggagaagagagacaggaagaggaaaagatTAGAGAAAGCAAAGGGAGTCAGGACACAGCAGACAGCGATGAGGAAGATGCAGAATTTCACAGAATAATCAGCAGCATGTTAATGATGACTTTGGATGACATGCAGGTAGAGACATCAAAGGATGAAGCTGCAGAAAATGGGAGCATAAATATAGAGCCAGAGGAAGTAGAGACCGATGAGAATGTAAAAATTGGGTTCGAAAATGGATTTGAGGAAACCGCTGTCGATGCACAAAGCACAAATGAATCAGAGGAGACAGAAAGTGCTAAAGGGGTCCAAAGTCAAGACGACAACTTGATGCCAGAGTCGGCTGTGAGAGAAAGACCAGGAGAAAATGTATGTGAGCAAATTCGAGGAGATATTTCCAGAAAAAAGGAGAGTGGAGATGCCACAGGTAAAAATGACAATCAGCAGGAAAAATATGCAGATGCACAAGAAAAAAGACCTTTAGCAATCAAAGAGACACGTAAGGATCATGACGAACAAGAGGACAGAAAAGTTACGACTGAGTGGAAAATGATAGAGACGCAAGAAGATACTGCAGAGGGAGcttttgaaaataaagaaacggaTATAAGACTGGAGGAAACCAAGGAAGAAAATGCAGATGACATGGAGCAGAGCAGCATCTCTTCTCTAAAGGAGGGTTTACTGTCACCTGAGGAGATTCAAAGCGTAATAACTACATTTTCTAATCTCACTCTGGACAGTGATACATAATACATGCAACATTACCGTTGGTGGCTAACACTCCCTGCAAGAGTAACAAAAGTCCTATGCCGTTTCAAAAGCCCATGTATACCCTATGTTTTCCACTAACAGTCTGTTGTGATTTTAGCATTAAAGTGAGTCTATGTAACTTTTGAAAGGGAAATTACACATTCTCCCTTTAACAAAGGAAAAGTTGAATAAATTAGCAATAAAACGCACCGTTGCACATTTGGAATACATTCAGAGGTTTTGATGCTACAGCCTCACTTGTTCTGGCCTCTAAAAGCAGAACATGTACCTATTCTCACGGAAATACCAAgccgtttgtttttttcctgtccATTCTcctctaagggccctattttaacaatctaagtgcacggcgtgaagcgcattgctagtttgacggcggaaaaaagggtccgtgtgccgggcacatggttcaaaagggttgtacttagtgtcttcattaattcataggtgtgttttgggcataacgtgcaataaaccaatcagattttcatctcccattccctttaaaagccaggcgtgtttgtaccttggcacattgctattataatggcaGATATGCACcgtattatttttatttgtaatcttttgcatgtttgtgtgctgctgcgcttccctttgtgtgtgtgtgtgtgtgtgtgtgtgtgtgtgtgtgtgtgtgtgtgtgtgtttgtaacatGCATAGTGTTCGCGCGCTGTGCacaagcctaggcgcattttactaatttgctgttaaaataacaatgaaatgctgcactattgactttaaaccaggtttttgttggtcaatggcgcgatcacttcccgctgcctcaagatagcaatacgccaagaattcacttgaacacacctccctgtaagaccaggacgcccatgggcgcaggtgcatttgctatttaaatgacgtgggtgctggacgggaaattgacaactgcgtcggtcttaaactagcaaagacacttgcgttggtctttgcgctgcgccgggtgcaagatagtgCCCTAAATCTGTCAATTGGCATCTGCTAGATGATTTGTGCGACCAATACACATTTTATCATCATACATCATTTTAAAATGGCCCATCTTTTAATTGCCACTTGTGGTCACAGAGCTCAATGAAAGTTACAAAGGCTCACTTAGAAGAAAACCGTTACATTTGAGTAACTCCTTAATAACAATGTAACTTCTACTAAACTACTAATCAACTCTGTTTGATGCTGATTTACTTCTCCCTGTCTGTCCTGTggtttcttctctctgtgtgctgTAGGGTAGTGACATGGAGCTTTACAAAACAATAGAGTTTATCTCAACTCTGCTGGAGCAGGTGAGGGTTTGTTTTACTTTAGGAAGGCAGTATGGCGATCACTGCACTTTAAGCTGTAGGTGTACTtcatttgcactttttttttctcacttttttcttctccctttgTTTTCATAGTTTCATGCATGCATCTAACTGCCTAACTTCATTTTTAATATGCTGTTTACAGACTGAATGGCTATAAACAGAATGGATGTTAACTACAACTTGACTGTTTGGCATACAACCGCGAGGCGGAAATTCTACTATTaacataaaacatttcaaattaaatttACTTCTTatcaaactgcaaaataccagGTGTTCAAAGATttcagtctgtctctgtgttgtagAGGTACACGGCGGTGTCTCTGCGCAGCATCACCACTGAGGTCCTGAAGGTGTTGAATGCCACTgaagagctgctgctgcagggggTGGAGGGAGGAGATGGCCCGCGACTTTCTAGCACCTTACTGCCCCCCAACACAGACCCCAAAAAACTGGATGAACAGTTCTCCAGACTGGAGGAGAATGTAAGTAAGCTTTTTATTATTAGTGGTAAAACACAAGGAACAATTTACTGCACTATGAGTACTATtatacttaataataataataataataataatatagtacAATAAGTGCAATTAAAGATGATCTTAAATATGTAGATATGTTGTGTAGGCTTATAAAAATATGACTTTATGGTAATCTTTATAGTAAGTTTAAAGCAcaacataaaaatgtttaagatacatatactgtaaattagagctgggcgatatggagaaaatcaaatatcacaatatttttgaccaaatacctcgatattgatatgatattgtagtgttgactattggtgctttcacaaaatatttacacaatgagatttttgataaataatcatcagtaatgtggatataatgactaagtgggtaaaggcgaATAATACAACAGTTACaatagtctggtaagttcagaacattacatcactttactgtaatgcagcctttaaaaccaggaaaagacaacacttattatTACTATACACTTATATTAcgatatctaaaatctaagacgatatctagtctcatatcacaatattgatatattattGATGTATTGCCTAGCTCTACTGTAAATACTATGCACGCTATGCCATACAGTATGCTTCACTGTTGAAGGGTTTATTTGTACTGTATAATACTTTTACTGGGAGAAGGAAAAGCTTGATCTTTCTTAAAATGTCACAAAGCATTTACATTAACTGATTAAGGTAATGAAGCTGGGAATATGCAGGACTCCTGAAGttaaatgtaatacatttcCATACATTTTAGGACCTCATTGCCacagttttaatatttttatgacACCATTATACCATAAGTTTTTAATATTATTAAGACAAAATATACAatgatttttatgacatactatactatgaggcACCTgaccgtggcaaacccggccaccaggcgctcgctgacgagctctccatctgggcctggctccagacgggggcccggGCTTCATCCGGGCAGGGTAACTTCACCTCTTCCTTGATGATTCATAggatcacttttttgacatttttttgacaaactatactatgactttttattttttatgacatacagaGTCAGACGCAGTTactaaacataaaacacaacagctaacttcaCATAGAACAATGACGGTAAAACAGCATCACCGACTGTTTTAACCAAATATTCTCTTTCTTGCTCAGCTAAAAACACCATATCAGCAGTACATCTGCTGGTAGGCTACTGACAACGTGATCTTCCCCTGTTTAACTGATTTCACCAGATAGTTTGTGACTGTCCTGCTATTATTACAAACGTGTGACCCAACCACAGGCACTTGCCTCAGTCATGGACTCACTGACTCATTTACTTATTAATCGAAGGTGCCAGAACGCCTTTCCGGATTGTTCCAGTCCAACTTTAACTTCtgactatattatgactttttataacataaattatgacatttttgtgacttttttatgacatactatactattactttattacttttttgagtCAAATGATTTTTTATGAGGTGctatacttttttattactttttcaacatactatactgtgactttgtctttttttgctatactatgacgtttttatgactttttttgacagactatactatgacgtttttatgacttttttgacagactataatatgactttttaattacttttttgatatactacactatgacttttttgacatgctatactatgactttttatgacttttttcgacatactaagtTCCTTGCAAGCTTCACAAATAGCTCAGTGAAATAAGCTGCTAGAGTTAAAATTAAGATTGgcatactatcacttttttgacatactatactatgattttttcatgatttattttctgacatactatgtattttttaattttttcgatgcactatactatgactttttatgacttttctacatactatactatgacttatttttcgacatactatacgatgacttttttcgacatgctatgacttttttgtaacatactatactgtgactttttttatgactttttttgacaacaataatatgacattttttttgtaactttgacatactgtactgtggcttttttttgtgacttttcgacatactatactatgacttttttatgacttttctgcatactatactgtgactttttctacatactatactatgacttcttttttgacatactatgctatgacttttttatgacttttttccgacatactatactatgacttttttttttattttttgacatactatactatgacttttttataattttttgacatactatactgtgacttttttatgacttttctacatactatactgtgactttttctacatactacactatgacttcttttttgacatactatgctatgacttttttatgacttttttccgacatactatactatgactttttttgtaattttttgacagactatactatgacttttttgtgacattttatgacatactaatactatgacttttttttacatactatattgtcttttttcgacatactataccatactATACTTCTTTGTGAgtttttttgacgtactatactgtgacttttttgtgactttttctgcattttctatgacttcttttccaacttactatgctatgacttttttcgacatactatgctatgactttttttgacatactatgctatgacttttttatgacttttttttcccagatactatactatgacttttttgtaacttttcgACATAGTAAACTGTCTTTTTCTCTTGTGTAATGTGAGCAATGAATACAACGCCAAACCAGTTCCTTGCAAACTTCACAAATAGCTCAGTGATATAAGCTGCTagagttaaaggggtgatagaatgcaaaaccgattttaccttgtcatagttgaataacgacagttcggtgtgtaaataggacatacatagaagctcaaaatcccattgacacccctttactatgaaaatctcatattttgaaactgccgctgaaaatgggcaaatctcaacaaagctagaagTTGACGTCAGCATCCCAgaacctgtacctttgtcagcccatgggtgtattaagagaacggtcacgacccaatatttacataggctgcacaactgacctgagatcaggtagtcttctgaatctaggtcgcgcagatctctgctattccattacaaaattcacttgtgaaacttttttaagcgagaaatcaaccatgtaaagctcaaatatgggccatttacaaaaaattgatggctaattgctaagggtgtgacgagatctcgttttacgagatctcgcgagatctcgcgtgacgagatttctcgtcgaggtgaaaagagtgaaagagtgacagacaagacgaacacaatatgtaaacattgtaagaaagaagATACGATTACTACCGCACTACGCAGCccgcgggtgcagtagttagtagagagccgtggtggtgctgtaagtgtttttgcatagtgctcgtgttaggCGCGGCGATACCGgcattttttcttacaatgtttacatattgtgttcgtcttgtctgtcactctttcgccgtttattatttccgcaggaaaaccaaaatgttgccacacaaatgatttaaaagtggcaggggattttcaatagtaattccacgctccatcacgGTGACATCACATCGTCCTCACGAGACCTTTTCACCGCGACGAAATCTCGTCGCCTCGTTctcatgaacccaatctcgtgatgtgtttcgtctcgtggagtaagcgtctcgtcacacccctagcttgtaaccttggttctctgagcaaagactatttttcccagtcatatttcttaactgaagttttctttaaattagtgttaaaatcgcgtctcgctctcgtgaccccaatctcgtgtctcgtcttgtctcttgagcgagtgtctcgtcacacccctactaattgcaaattttgtccgactgtgtgtcggagttcagcggccggtgctgcctgagttgctacatcgccgccctgcctgtcctcacAGACagctccttcacagaccccggcctgctgtgagctcgattgagctccgtcacggcggGGAGCCCGCGGTGCTCCATACCCGCAcaaactcaccctttctgggtgactggactaccaaacgccgcttccctgacagagctccagggcctgcagctcgctgttctccctcccctcttcctgctaaatggccagtgtgtgtgactgagagcgcggtcagcgagcttgttacactttgacttatgacttttttgacatactatactatgacttttttaagacttttttgacatactatactgtgactttttttgtaacttttcgacatactatactatgacttttttttgtgactttttatgacatactatactatgactttttttacatactatactatgacttttttgtgccttttttcgacgtactagactatgactatttttgtgacttttttcgacatactatactatgacttttttaatgacttttttccgacacactattgacttttttatgtcattttttttttttttagttttcaacataatttactatgacttttttgtgactctttatgacatactatactatggcttttttcgatgtactatactatgacttttttcgacatactatactatgactttattcaatgtactatactatgacttttttatgacttttctacatactatactgtgactttttcgacatactatactgtgacttttttttcgacatactatgctatgacttctttttcgacatactatgctatgacttttttatgaccttttttcgacatactatactatgacttttttttacatactatattatgccttttttcgacatactataccatgacttttttgtgactttttttcaacgtactatactgtgacttttttatgacttttctacatactatactgtgactttttctacatactatactgtgacttctttttcgacatactatgctatgacttctttttcgacatactatgctatgacttttttattaccttttttcgacatactatactgtgacttttttgtgacttcttttcaacgtactatactgtgacttttttatgacatactataccatgacttttttgtgacttttttcgacgtactagactatgactttttttgtgactttttcaacatactatactatgactttattcaatgtactatactatgacttttttatgacttttctacatactatcaggcttcaaaattaacattttcgtctaccagccaaatggctaatgaatgttcaaatattaccagccattcaatagattaccattgggttttttggctggtgagtgaagcaaatctaccagccacttgcatatttcaccagcatttggctggtaaacggtgctaatttagaaccctgcatactatactgtgactttttctacatactatactgtgacttctttttcgacatactatgctatgacttttttattaccttttttcgacatactatactatgacttttttaagacttttttgacatactatactatgactttattcaatgtactatactatgacttttttatgacttttctacatactatactgtgactttttctacatactatactatgacttctttttcgacatactatgctatgacttttttttatataatatattatgccttttttcaacatactataccatgacttttttgactttttttcaacgtactatactatgacttttttatgacttttctacatactatac encodes:
- the si:ch211-106h4.9 gene encoding rab effector MyRIP isoform X6 codes for the protein MAETLTVALRVAEEAVDEAISKAESDTANQEKQNEAHYLREHRGELIEELAKTIVQKIISTRKALAEMRAEYDQDWPLEHNTDLYHHHKSDCDQASSSLKHQPGLWRSHSAFSLLDNDPPGLIQDSSQALKKDGGGLAMSTWKSVDRLDNTGVSSVLKSPDGNWIALQSAQLSRPSLLTRRKSLVFSALERESEVVSAYEGMGSDLETKPDPDRSWGAVLQEIHRKMTDSNSNLQDTRDRIPSPLMGRRGSRDDLFSDSEGNWKPNTPVLALFKRKVPAEIRRPSSSLRTSIIDVNFNVERAGLEEESKVAAEPDVGKVRRSRRKKRSKKELSSVLDYSNKDNHLQHPSDAATPEPFHLEGDMTGHGTNQIEQEYTLKLHPLAGRVSESSTGEEEVRDAGNDGQREEKRRGSEDRDEEDERLWRMEIDLDEKRTEEEKDVDDKEMKYRLFRLIAQSTLTYFSSTDELDKAGQSKEEWEGDRDEDMDQKVKKTDGLSSKLCQLEKEVRANQFSSTEDELDRVGIIDEEKKKTGEEEEDLAVKVCRLANQANATQFSSTEDELDRAGRGEEGKEAIDEEKLWKLEAEKDAHAAQLRDLASLVSASQFSSTEDELDRVGENEVEVEQEVNEVGIKREEAVGKNRERRESFGDLDVTMFDLRYEIEERKTESSDEKVEVVQQDQTEVEEHIHCMEERVTDENERMVKGHICEEVEVMKEDKAKKAKETEERQEMESLQAEKTEEILSLHETKVQQEKWPDKEEGEERQEEEKIRESKGSQDTADSDEEDAEFHRIISSMLMMTLDDMQVETSKDEAAENGSINIEPEEVETDENVKIGFENGFEETAVDAQSTNESEETESAKGVQSQDDNLMPESAVRERPGENVCEQIRGDISRKKESGDATGKNDNQQEKYADAQEKRPLAIKETRKDHDEQEDRKVTTEWKMIETQEDTAEGAFENKETDIRLEETKEENADDMEQSSISSLKEGLLSPEEIQSGSDMELYKTIEFISTLLEQRYTAVSLRSITTEVLKVLNATEELLLQGVEGGDGPRLSSTLLPPNTDPKKLDEQFSRLEENVYVAAGEVYSLEAELSDLEECARGICSGTSDMELSFLEEQIASAAAKVQQSELQTCDISARIAALKSAGLNVDPQQSRFAKTKTIPVTPVTVDSSRQLRRRLPAPPVKEDKKET
- the si:ch211-106h4.9 gene encoding rab effector MyRIP isoform X2, with protein sequence MGRKLDLSGLTDNEAEHVLQVVQRDMRLRKKEEERLSELKQELDEEGSRCLLLSRQRCFNQRCCIRCCSPFTFLLNTKRQCHDCHYNVCKACRVYNKQDKAWLCSACQKSRLLKTQSLEWFYTNVKTRFKRFGSAKVLKTLYRKHLAEHSVLSELTEGSTYEESICNEGSICGSDSTFYRQSEEHSMAETLTVALRVAEEAVDEAISKAESDTANQEKQNEAHYLREHRGELIEELAKTIVQKIISTRKALAEMRAEYDQDWPLEHNTDLYHHHKSDCDQASSSLKHQPGLWRSHSAFSLLDNDPPGLIQDSSQALKKDGGGLAMSTWKSVDRLDNTGVSSVLKSPDGNWIALQSAQLSRPSLLTRRKSLVFSALERESEVVSAYEGMGSDLETKPDPDRSWGAVLQEIHRKMTDSNSNLQDTRDRIPSPLMGRRGSRDDLFSDSEGNWKPNTPVLALFKRKVPAEIRRPSSSLRTSIIDVNFNVERAGLEEESKVAAEPDVGKVRRSRRKKRSKKELSSVLDYSNKDNHLQHPSDAATPEPFHLEGDMTGHGTNQIEQEYTLKLHPLAGRVSESSTGEEEVRDAGNDGQREEKRRGSEDRDEEDERLWRMEIDLDEKRTEEEKDVDDKEMKYRLFRLIAQSTLTYFSSTDELDKAGQSKEEWEGDRDEDMDQKVKKTDGLSSKLCQLEKEVRANQFSSTEDELDRVGIIDEEKKKTGEEEEDLAVKVCRLANQANATQFSSTEDELDRAGRGEEGKEAIDEEKLWKLEAEKDAHAAQLRDLASLVSASQFSSTEDELDRVGENEVEVEQEVNEVGIKREEAVGKNRERRESFGDLDVTMFDLRYEIEERKTESSDEKVEVVQQDQTEVEEHIHCMEERVTDENERMVKGHICEEVEVMKEDKAKKAKETEERQEMESLQAEKTEEILSLHETKVQQEKWPDKEEGEERQEEEKIRESKGSQDTADSDEEDAEFHRIISSMLMMTLDDMQVETSKDEAAENGSINIEPEEVETDENVKIGFENGFEETAVDAQSTNESEETESAKGVQSQDDNLMPESAVRERPGENVCEQIRGDISRKKESGDATGKNDNQQEKYADAQEKRPLAIKETRKDHDEQEDRKVTTEWKMIETQEDTAEGAFENKETDIRLEETKEENADDMEQSSISSLKEGLLSPEEIQSRYTAVSLRSITTEVLKVLNATEELLLQGVEGGDGPRLSSTLLPPNTDPKKLDEQFSRLEENVYVAAGEVYSLEAELSDLEECARGICSGTSDMELSFLEEQIASAAAKVQQSELQTCDISARIAALKSAGLNVDPQQSRFAKTKTIPVTPVTVDSSRQLRRRLPAPPVKEDKKET
- the si:ch211-106h4.9 gene encoding trichohyalin isoform X3, translating into MHFDLDLCCDLLACQTVIFFFSVCFALLFAVPLCPHFSFSQFTALTGLVTANMNEKLQQPDEHSMAETLTVALRVAEEAVDEAISKAESDTANQEKQNEAHYLREHRGELIEELAKTIVQKIISTRKALAEMRAEYDQDWPLEHNTDLYHHHKSDCDQASSSLKHQPGLWRSHSAFSLLDNDPPGLIQDSSQALKKDGGGLAMSTWKSVDRLDNTGVSSVLKSPDGNWIALQSAQLSRPSLLTRRKSLVFSALERESEVVSAYEGMGSDLETKPDPDRSWGAVLQEIHRKMTDSNSNLQDTRDRIPSPLMGRRGSRDDLFSDSEGNWKPNTPVLALFKRKVPAEIRRPSSSLRTSIIDVNFNVERAGLEEESKVAAEPDVGKVRRSRRKKRSKKELSSVLDYSNKDNHLQHPSDAATPEPFHLEGDMTGHGTNQIEQEYTLKLHPLAGRVSESSTGEEEVRDAGNDGQREEKRRGSEDRDEEDERLWRMEIDLDEKRTEEEKDVDDKEMKYRLFRLIAQSTLTYFSSTDELDKAGQSKEEWEGDRDEDMDQKVKKTDGLSSKLCQLEKEVRANQFSSTEDELDRVGIIDEEKKKTGEEEEDLAVKVCRLANQANATQFSSTEDELDRAGRGEEGKEAIDEEKLWKLEAEKDAHAAQLRDLASLVSASQFSSTEDELDRVGENEVEVEQEVNEVGIKREEAVGKNRERRESFGDLDVTMFDLRYEIEERKTESSDEKVEVVQQDQTEVEEHIHCMEERVTDENERMVKGHICEEVEVMKEDKAKKAKETEERQEMESLQAEKTEEILSLHETKVQQEKWPDKEEGEERQEEEKIRESKGSQDTADSDEEDAEFHRIISSMLMMTLDDMQVETSKDEAAENGSINIEPEEVETDENVKIGFENGFEETAVDAQSTNESEETESAKGVQSQDDNLMPESAVRERPGENVCEQIRGDISRKKESGDATGKNDNQQEKYADAQEKRPLAIKETRKDHDEQEDRKVTTEWKMIETQEDTAEGAFENKETDIRLEETKEENADDMEQSSISSLKEGLLSPEEIQSGSDMELYKTIEFISTLLEQRYTAVSLRSITTEVLKVLNATEELLLQGVEGGDGPRLSSTLLPPNTDPKKLDEQFSRLEENVYVAAGEVYSLEAELSDLEECARGICSGTSDMELSFLEEQIASAAAKVQQSELQTCDISARIAALKSAGLNVDPQQSRFAKTKTIPVTPVTVDSSRQLRRRLPAPPVKEDKKET